The stretch of DNA AATGCACGATCTTTGGTGATTAGCGGATCGGTCATTTTTACCTTTACACCATTTTCGTAGAATGTCGCACCGTAACCAATAGTTGGGACTCCTGCTTGATCTAAGTAAGGTTTAGACATAAATTTTTCGTAATCAGCAATAAATTCAGCGCCTTTTTTTGATGTTTTCATACCTCCCAATTAATTGATTTTTCACAATGATTTTTATCGATAAAATTTAAAATCGATACCAAAATTCGCCCTGAATTTGATAGCGTTCCTTTTAGCTGATTTTTACCTAATGCACTTGAAATAGTTTCATTAAAATTCCCGAACTGATAACCATCTGATTTGATTAACCAAGCGTTGAATAGGCTTCTAAATTCATAATTACCGAATCGGTCTATGCTTACTGCTAAATTTCGCCAATAACCTGTAACTCTCGACCATTTAAAACTTCTTTTCCAAAAGACAACGTAAACGAAGCTGATTGGTTCTAAAACGATGAATAATAAAACTGCAAGAATTACTAAAAGTAAATTCGTCATTCTTAATGCGTTAAAAATTAAAAGCTCCTTTTTCATCGTCGTTCAAAATATAGACTTGTAATAAACTTAACAATGGCACTTGATTCGCTAAGATCAAAGAATGAAAATAATCGAATGCTGGCATTGTTAATTCTTCACCGTTTTCGTCTAAAATAGGTTCGTTGTTTTCGTCCCGAACTTGAACGGAATAATGATTGCCAACTATCCAATTATCTATTTGACTTCTGAAATTAGATGTGACATCTACACCATCATTTATGTATTCGATATGACCATTTAAAATGATTTGCTTAACATCTGCATTATTAGCGATTCTTGTAATAGTTACAAATCGCTCTACATCCGTAAAAATTGGATGATTCGATATTTGTTGTTTTATAATTATTGCCATTTTATAATTCTTTTAATTTGAATTGATTCGTATGTTTGTGTACCCTTTGAATTTGCTACTCCAAATAGCAATCGGAAATCAAAAGCGTTTCCAATAGTATTTGTTTGATTGAAACCATTGATAGAATAATAAAGAATTCCGTTTCTTTTGGTGATTACGATTGATGTTCGCCAAATGTGAGCGTCATGCCATTCAGAACTAGGAACTATTCTCTCAGTATCATTCAGTAATTTTAACCTAAGATTTGTACCCCACCAGAAATTAGTAATTGTTTTTGTGTTAGTAGCGTTAGGTTTAATTTCCCTACCAAATAGTTCTGAAAAAGTTCCTTTCAATTCATTTCCGTCAATGATTTCATTATTAATTAACCCTATACTATCTGGTACATTAAATTCGTTAATAGAACCTGCTCCAAGATTTGAATACACTTGTCCTTTGTAAACAACATCCATTTCAATTGAAAAGTTTTCCGACGAAGTGAAAACTAAATCTGAGAATAATATCTCTTTAGTTACGGTGTAGTTCTCTAAACCTATATCTTGACCATATTCACGACTAATTTTAATATCATTAGGAGCTAGTACTTTAATTGAGTTCTCGCTTTGTGTAGAGCCTTCTCTCTTCACATTGTTCCAAGTCAACGTGTTAACATCAATTTCAGTTATACTACCTTGCTCTTTAACTTCGAAAGTGTTGACTGATATATTTGCCTGTACTCCTGAAACAATCCTTAACTTATAAGTACCAATTGGATAAATGTTAGTGTCAAAAAACACTTTCATTACGTTTACCGTGTCGTTTTGATAACCTAATCGATAATTGTTATTTGTTTCTAAATGAATAGCTTCGACGTAAGAGATCCGTTCATCTTCGGGTAACACTAGCCCCGAGCCTAATACAGTTAATGTTTTTAGACCTGTTGTTTCTTCTAAAATAGGCGGAAATATATCGACAACATTTATACGTGAACTAGATGCGAAATTTCCGTTAAGTTTATAAAATAGTGAGATTAAAGCTGGATCGTCATTTTGAAGTTCAAGTACTTTGTTAATCAGAGCCACACCGCCAATCTTTCCAATATTTCCACTTTCATCCATCCCTACAACTTCTGTAAATGTCGCATCAGCTGACTTATCAGGGATTGCACTAAAACGATGACTTGGATTAGTCCAATTCATAGCCACTCCTGATATATCAACGTTCTTATTTTCATCCGCTGAAACGCCCATTACTGTATCTACTTTACCGAAGTCAGCGGCTGGTATCATTGCAGATTCGCCATCTTCATCAACCGCCACAACAAATGGATGGTCGGTAGTATCAGACTCAACAATTGGCTTTTCTAATCGTTTTTGAACCGCATCATAATTTGCAATGTTATAATCTGCTTGTTTTTCGTCGCCATTCAAGCCGTACGCTGGATATGGCTGTGTGATGCTGATTGCTTCATCATCGAATTGTAAATTAGCAACGTCTAAAGCTTCTTTCCAACTCAACACATCCGCTTCTGTTAATGAGCTGGCATCGTTAGTCGCATACTCACTGTGAGTATGGTTGACTGACGCCTTACCATCGATCGCATTTGCTAATCCTTGTATGCTCGAAATCGGTATCGACTCTGACTTATGCCAATACGAATCGAGCCACATCCAAAAGTGATTTTGCAAAGGCTTTAAACCTGTTTTAAACCAATTTTTGAGCGTTGATTTATCAGCGATGCTTGTACTTTCTGTCGGTGTATTTTCCATGATTAAATTGGTTTAATAAATATTACGATTCGATGAGGGTTTAGCACATCTAACGCTTGACCAGAACCAAGTGGATCAGTTGTTGCATTTCGGTAATAAAGGGTGTTGTTATCGTGATCTGCTTTATTGTTTCCATAATAACTCTGCCCAAGCGTTATCTTTCCATTCACTCCAGGATTAGAAGATGCAGACTCCAACATATACGCATCTTTGTAAGGAATACCAACTGGCGGTAAGTGTCTTTTTTCGACGTACGTTTTAGAAACTCCGCTAACTCGACCTACCAAATTAAATTGCGAATCGTTTGGATCCCAACCAAGTGGCATACGACCTCGTAAATCGGTCACCTCTTCCCAACCTTCTGGAATTTCGTTCGCTGGACGCAAGAATAAGACCGCTCCATTGCCATTCGAAAAGGGTCGTGCAAAAACTTCGAGCTGATCAACTCTATTTTTCAACGCATTGAAATCTGCCCAAATCACACGATTAGCAATCATCGTACTTAGCGCTTGCATGCTTGGATTACGATAGAATTCAGACCATTCGTATTGTTGTTGTACGCTCTCACCAAAAGTCGCCCAACGTCGAATAAAAACTGTTTTCTGCTCACCATTCTCAAAATTGCGCGATTCGGTTTCCTCGCGAATAACCACATATCGAGAAGCCGCACCGCCACGAAATTCCAACACCTCACCGTTAATATATACGATGCCGTTGGACACGTTATTTCCTGTTGCTTGACAACCCGAAATGATTGCCAAAGGCGCCAATATCTCACCAAAGGCTTGCATCATGCTATAAGCATCTTGTAAGGCTTTCAGTGTATCGGTTTCCAAAGGAAAACCACCTGTTTGTTGTATGTTTACTTTATTCATTACTCTCTGCTGTTACCTGAACCAAGTCGCCCTGGTATGTTGATTATATTGAATCTCGTTCCTTCTAATTTATAAAAGCGAACTAACGCTTCTATGTCGTATATGTCTGCACTTACACCGCCCATGTCCACGGTAAAGTCAAATCCTCTGTCCGCATAATCTGTCGATGGTCTGATGTAAACGACACCTAAATATGTCGGTTTTTTTTCACCATGTGTATAGATGTATTTTCGATCGTATAAATCACCTTCGACGATTCTGATTCTACGCTCCGATACATCAAATTGATCGTTGAGTACTTTTTGCAAGTAACACTTTTGCCAACCGTGATCAATCTTGTAATGATCGGCCAAACGATCGCGTTTGAACTGGTCGTGAATGCGAATAAGTGGCGTTATGGCTACTTGTAGAAAAGCTGTCATACGAGGTTTTCGCCAAAAAGTTGGCAAAAGCAAAATAACCAATCGATTGTAGTTGACATTATACCACATAACGAATTCCTTTAAAATCTACAATCTTGAAATATCCCGATGCTGGAATCTTACGTACATCAATCGTTTCGAAAGCGCCATATGTACCATTTTGCGCATCAATCCAAGATGATTGAGCAAGGTCAATTTCGACCAAGTTCACTCCTGGTACTTTTTCGAGTTTGTTTGCCAAATCTTGCAATCGAAGTTCACCATCGAATGGCAATTCTTTCATGAACTCTCGCAAGGCTATTTCTACCGACTTTTCGCCCGTTTGGCGGTTCATACCGTTACCATCCAAAACCAACGCATCACGAAAGATTCGGATATTTAATTTTAATAAATCGGGTAAATAGTTAATGATTCGGTATGGAACTCCAGTACCTTTCACCTCTTTGGTGTACGCCAAAATCGCTTCCATTTTATCAGAATCAATTGGCGACAATTCATCGTTGGTTTCAGTAGCAATTTTGATTATCACCTCGCGTTGAGTACTGCTTTCGTTAACCGCACAATACTTGATAATCTTCGAAGATTCGATTTCTTCATCCGTTGCAGAACCATTATCAAACTGATCCGACTCAGCCATCAAATCAAATCCGTACTGAAAATTCAAATACAAATCTCTGATCCAAGCCAAGCGATGTGTTTTCTGATTAGCTATTTTATTATCCATTTCAGTGCGATGTTGGGTGAACATTTGTGATATAACTTCGGCACAATAAGCGAAAATATACAGCATGTTTCCCCATACCGATACTTTAGAATCGGAGGTTAAACCAACTAAACGAGCATTTCGCTCTTTAGCTTGAATCATCGTTTGTTTATGTTGTTCTATGCTCATTTTAACTTACTATAAAATCAAATTCAATTGCCCAATAATCAATACCGCTCGGTAATTCCACTTCTGTTAATTTTAACACTTCAATAGCTGTTGCAGGTTTTAATTTGTTGCTTTTGTAATAATTTGCAATTAAACCAGCTCCATAATCACGCAAAGGAATCTCCAGTACATCGCCCACTTCCAAGTCAGCCGTTAAACTAATCCCATTGGCCAAAGCCAAATCGAATGCAGCGGATGCCGTTCCGTATTGTTGGATAGCAATGTCAAGTAGCGTTTGATTATGTAGAACTTTAACCTGCATGTTGTTCTAATTCTGCGATACGTTTTTTCAATTCAACATTTTCACGCTTGATGGCATTATATTTATTTGCCCATCTATTCTCTACCTCTTGGAGCTTTTTTTGCCAAAACGCATCTTGGTCGTTTAATTTTTTTTTTAGATCCACAATTTCTTGCGCGTTCTGATCAATCATTCGATCAGTATCAGCAATCATATCTTTATAAATCGCTTGAATGTGCTTTGTCAATTCTGCATCTTCAACCTTCTTTGACATTTTGCTTTTTCCAATCCATCCGATGATTACGGCTATGATACCAGTGATCAATTCGGATAAGTGTTGTGCTATGAGTTCTTTCATACTATTGTATTTTACCTTCGGTTAATGGTCCGCCGTTTGTAGGGCAAATTCCAATCACATCTGCCAATTGTAATTCTTCGATAATTGCTTTTGCTAAGAGCGTTGCAAAATTTACTTTAGATGTGTTGGGATTGTCGTTTTCGGATTGACAAGTCTCAATGATTTCTATAATCTTGTTTTTCAGTCTTGTTTCGTTTAAAGGCATTTTAATCTGTTTTTAAAAGGTTTTTAAATCTCGGTTCCAAAGCTTCGAATTCTGCAATATTTACCAACTGAATCGTTGAACCGGTATTAGTCGTAAACTTCATTCGTTTGATCGCTTTCAAAAAATCGATCATTAATTTTTGGAGGTTTTCATTTCCTTTTTTTATCAGTATTCCGTTTTCGGTCACATTCAATTCTGCGTCTTCAATTTTCAAGTAATATTCTTCGATTTCGCTATAAGCTTCTACATATAAGTTGTGTAAATCTTCATTGATAGGCGAAACCAAAACTGAACTACCAACTTTTGGAAATAGATATTGTCGATTTTGATTCGCATCAATAACCGATGCTAATCGAACATCTGTGAATTCTAGATCATCAGTTTTCACCTCGCAAACACCTGTAGATTTATCAATCGATATCACCTCTGCCGAAAAGGTATCAACACCACGTTTACCAATGCTTCTGAAAGCATCTTGTAAATTCTTCTCTACACTCATAGCTTATTGGTTATAAAAATTTCTCGCCTTGCTCCTGACATTCCAAATTTTGTCACCACTTTGTTGACGAAATATTTTCCATCACGATTTGGATGTTCTTTATCCAAAATCTTCGCCGCCATTCCACGCGTTGCAAAGGGCATTAAAAAACTTTCGATGCTACCCGAATATCCATCGTATTTCAATTTCAACAATTCAGCATTTGCCAACTCTTTCAATTTATTTTCATCCGAAATTACCGAGGTGTGAAAGGTTCTTAGCTCTCCATCATCATCACCTACTTCGATTGTTTTTCGTTTGTTTTCTTTGTCGATATAAGTATATCTGACTTTCAGCCGTTTATCCTCTGCTTTGATAAATTCGAGATTATTCTCAACCAAATTATAATTAAGATCATACACCGCTACTTGATCTACATTAGTCAATTGTTGCAGACCAACATACAACTCATGATCATCTGTCAAGAAAACTGATAAACCATTTTCTTCTTTGATTGTTTGTAAAACTTTGGCTGCCGAAGCGTTTTGAATGATGTATTTATCATAATGCACATCTGGAATATCAGATGACAACTTCAAATCAGTTCCAGCAATCACCTCAGTTAAAATATCTTTCAAACTCACACCCTTATTCCAAGCTTTAGTAATATTTTTTCGCTTCAAATGCCAGGTGTAATCTTCGCACTGAATTTCAAGCGGAATGGTCGGTTTTATCTTGCTGACTACACCTTTGAATTCCACACCCTCATAAACACCATCATACGCCAGCGTGATTACTACCTCGTCAGAAACTTTAATCGCCTCTTCGGTGTACAATTCTTTTTGGTCACTTTTTACCTTAAATTTTGTTGGCAAATAAATGGTTGCTATGTCCGTAATTTCATCCACCGACTTGGTGATTTCAACCTCGTTGATTGAACGAAAAACAAAATTTCCTATTTTGATATCTGCTCCCAATACAAACATTATCCAAGTAATTGTTGTTGTTGATAATTTTGCTCATCGATTTCAGCATAGAAATCCATGTCACTCACTGCACGCATGGTATAACGCTGCAAACCCTGTTCACCTACCATATCGTCAATTTCAATTTCTTGCAATACAACCTTATTGATATCAAACAGCGTAAAAAACCAAGAATCCACAACATCCAGGGCTTCGTTTTTTGCAAATAATTCGTTAAGCAAGGAAACCGATTCAGCTGGGTATCGCGCCATATCGTCCGAAAAACATACACCACGAATAGAGATATTATAATCTTCTGTACAGATATATTCCTTGACGGTTCCACGTCTATGTTTGCCAACTGTTGGGGTTTCGACAATGGTTTTGGCCAATGATAACGAAATCAACGGTTCATTGGGCAAGCTGTATTCTTTACCCGAAGAATCACGAAGCTTTAAAGTCATAAAATACTTGCCACCTGTCAACTGATCCGCATTCACATTATTAAGTCCTGGTAACACAAACTTTGTTTTGTTATTTGCCCACCAGTTAGGAAACGCAGGACCTACATAATCAAAATGCGCACGTGCGACAAGTTCCTTAAAATCAAATTCCATCGTAATCCATTGTTAAGTAGTTTGCATTTGATTCACAGAGTTCACAACACGTAGCATTTCTTCACGCACTTTCTCACCCAATTTTGAAATACCTTTTTCGATCGAATCTACCTTTATGGTGATGTCTTTACCTACAGTTCCAATGTTTACCACAATATTGGTCTGACGAGATCCACCCGAGACGATGCCGTCTTTTGTTTTATTCGCAGCACCTTTTTTATCGGCCGAACCATCTTTTTTACCAGCTGCGCCATTCTTGTCACCATTGATTCCTAAATAATCAT from Weeksella virosa DSM 16922 encodes:
- a CDS encoding DUF6046 domain-containing protein, whose translation is MEFDFKELVARAHFDYVGPAFPNWWANNKTKFVLPGLNNVNADQLTGGKYFMTLKLRDSSGKEYSLPNEPLISLSLAKTIVETPTVGKHRRGTVKEYICTEDYNISIRGVCFSDDMARYPAESVSLLNELFAKNEALDVVDSWFFTLFDINKVVLQEIEIDDMVGEQGLQRYTMRAVSDMDFYAEIDEQNYQQQQLLG